In Drosophila yakuba strain Tai18E2 chromosome 2R, Prin_Dyak_Tai18E2_2.1, whole genome shotgun sequence, a single genomic region encodes these proteins:
- the LOC6530668 gene encoding UDP-glycosyltransferase UGT5, whose translation MSSKSVLHFFLLCLVALQQLELGTGSRILAAFFFPGKSHFMMTNAIIRELVKQGHEVTFITPFSLSKENLGSNYREVLIPQYDFWPEIKEMTNKNTVLEMTDLPTFSFLRMVKVMGTHSTDFAFEQPEIQAVINEKNKIGKYDLLLAEQFFNEGALILGHLYQIPIITVSTFGIANYFSQMFGIVSPWSFVPHAFMPYTDRMSLWERIGNVAISAAEDLVREFSYYPGQDAVLRKHFSKLLDRVPTIKELERNVSAILLNTYVPLASSRPLAYNMIPVGGLHIQPPKALPEHLKKFLDGATHGAIYFSLGSQVRSADLPPEKLKVFLEVFGSLKQRVLWKFEDESLPNLPDNVKVQSWLPQGDILAHPNVKVFIAHGGLFGTQEAVYNSVPILGMPVYCDQHQNINQGKKAEYALGLDYRKVTVEELRGLLLELIENPKYRNNIKKASRIFRDRPLGAMDTAMYWINYVIEHRGAPHLVSAGVQLPWYQFYLLDIAGLAIAVILLPIVALILICRRSSKPKSTPKKKTKKN comes from the exons ATg AGTTCGAAAAGTGTTCTGCATTTTTTTCTCCTATGTCTGGTTGCTCTTCAGCAACTAGAGTTGGGTACTGGTTCCCGCATCTTGGCAGCTTTCTTTTTTCCTGGGAAGAGCCACTTCATGATGACCAATGCCATCATACGAGAGTTGGTGAAGCAAGGACATGAAGTTACCTTCATTACTCCGTTTTCCTTGTCCAAGGAGAACCTTGGATCAAACTATAGGGAAGTATTGATTCCTCAATACGACTTTTGGCCAGAAA TTAAGGAGATGACCAACAAAAACACTGTTTTGGAAATGACGGATTTGCCAACTTTTTCATTCCTCCGAATGGTCAAAGTGATGGGTACCCACAGTACGGATTTTGCATTCGAGCAACCGGAGATTCAGGCTGTAATCAATGAGAAGAACAAGATTGGCAAATACGATCTGCTGCTGGCGGAGCAATTCTTCAACGAGGGTGCCCTCATCCTGGGACACCTGTACCAGATCCCCATCATAACTGTTTCGACTTTTGGTATTGCTAACTACTTTAGTCAGATGTTTGGAATAGTGTCTCCTTGGTCATTTGTTCCACATGCCTTTATGCCCTATACGGACCGCATGTCGTTGTGGGAACGCATCGGAAATGTGGCCATCAGTGCAGCCGAGGATCTCGTCAGAGAGTTCTCCTACTACCCCGGACAGGATGCCGTCTTAAGGAAGCATTTCTCCAAACTCCTCGACAGAGTTCCCACCATCAAAGAACTTGAGCGAAATGTTTCTGCCATTCTGTTGAACACCTACGTGCCTCTGGCTTCCTCGAGGCCACTGGCGTATAATATGATCCCAGTGGGCGGTTTGCACATTCAACCTCCAAAGGCGCTACCGGAACACCTTAAAAAATTCCTGGACGGAGCTACACATGGAGCCATTTACTTTAGCTTGG GGTCCCAGGTAAGAAGTGCCGATTTGCCGCCTGAAAAGCTAAAGGTTTTCCTAGAAGTCTTTGGCAGTCTGAAGCAACGCGTTCTCTGGAAGTTCGAGGATGAGTCCCTGCCCAATCTGCCTGATAATGTGAAGGTGCAAAGTTGGTTACCTCAAGGCGACATCCTGGCGCATCCCAATGTCAAAGTTTTCATTGCCCATGGAGGACTCTTCGGCACACAGGAGGCGGTGTACAATAGTGTTCCCATATTGGGAATGCCCGTCTACTGCGATCAGCATCAGAACATTAACCAGGGTAAAAAGGCAGAATATGCTCTGGGATTGGATTACCGGAAAGTCACGGTGGAAGAATTGCGAGGTCTACTGCTGGAACTGATTGAGAATCCAAAGTACAGAAACAACATTAAGAAGGCCTCTCGGATATTCCGCGATCGCCCACTTGGAGCTATGGATACGGCCATGTACTGGATCAACTATGTGATCGAGCACCGAGGTGCTCCTCATCTGGTGTCCGCTGGCGTGCAGCTGCCCTGGTACCAGTTCTACCTTCTAGACATTGCGGGTCTAGCTATCGCAGTGATTCTCCTGCCCATCGTGGCTCTAATCCTGATCTGCCGCAGGAGCTCCAAGCCAAAGAGCACTCCGAAGAAGAAGACCAAGAAGAATTAG
- the LOC6530669 gene encoding uncharacterized protein LOC6530669 isoform X2, whose translation MSKLLTSADIEDGKVEFDKATGASTTYKVIEGGYEVITTSPQPNGTVKTQVRTFWDPKPVSEEDLKKEQENKKLVQKRLGKEIRIDERTTMLTRAIEGGYEEVYTTINEDGTRSTRTKTFFDSVPTEVDENTAAKLNKNKKNVTRKSSVDSTDSTESSRRIVQKQQKNVVQNYGEQTNSTTTSERRVSVTQNIEITENNRTVRKNSLQEQNVKAITSTSNTSTSDKKQKKKPKSSAPPPPADFFQNDTTSVASKRVPGGVEYTYSTQLDSGKTITTSKTVYEEEEVELTEEEIRQYKKTLKDAEKHKNVSTTKKLKSESGTKKIVPSENPGDVTTVETIKIEGGTEYHYTTVTSEGIVKKAVKTVYDPVPSQKSNPDDTDEEEIIEEYEEEIIEPGEKSVKTIETIKQLPTKFEEEVTITHERKEKKVKKSMVISQ comes from the exons AGCTACTGACCTCCGCGGACATCGAAGATGGTAAGGTGGAGTTCGACAAGGCCACCGGAGCCAGCACCACGTACAAGGTGATCGAGGGTGGCTACGAGGTGATCACCACCTCCCCCCAGCCCAATGGAACCGTCAAGACCCAGGTGCGAACCTTCTGGGATCCCAAGCCCGTTAGCGAGGAGGATCTGAAGAAGGAGCAGGAAAACAAGAAGCTGGTCCAGAAGCGTCTGGGCAAGGAGATCCGCATCGATGAGCGCACCACCATGCTGACCCGTGCCATCGAGGGTGGCTACGAGGAGGTGTACACCACCATCAACGAGGATGGAACTCGCAGCACTCGCACCAAGACCTTCTTCGACTCCGTTCCTACGGAGGTGGATGAGAACACGGCCGCCAAGCtgaacaagaacaagaagaacGTGACCAGGAAGTCATCGGTGGACTCCACCGATTCCACAGAATCCTCCCGTCGCATTGTccagaagcagcagaagaacGTGGTCCAGAACTATGGTGAGCAGACCAACTCCACCACCACATCGGAGCGCAGAGTGTCGGTGACCCAGAACATCGAGATCACCGAAAACAATCGCACCGTGCGCAAGAACTCGCTGCAGGAGCAGAACGTCAAGGCCATCACATCCACCTCGAACACCTCGACCAGCGATAAGAAGCAAAAGAAGAAGCCCAAGTCTTCGgccccaccaccacccgcTGACTTCTTCCAGAACGATACCACCTCTGTGGCCTCGAAGCGGGTGCCCGGCGGAGTGGAGTACACCTATTCCACGCAGCTGGATTCCGGCAAGACCATCACCACCTCGAAGACTGTCtatgaggaggaggaggtggagctCACCGAGGAGGAGATTCGCCAATACAAGAAGACCCTGAAGGACGCCGAGAAGCACAAGAACGTCTCCACCACCAAGAAGCTCAAGTCCGAGTCGGGCACCAAGAAGATCGTCCCATCCGAAAACCCCGGAGATGTGACAACCGTGGAGACCATCAAAATCGAAGGTGGCACCGAGTACCACTACACCACCGTGACATCCGAGGGCATCGTGAAGAAGGCCGTAAAAACTGTCTACGACCCAGTGCCCAGCCAGAAGTCCAATCCCGATGACACCGACGAGGAGGAGATCATCGAGGAGTACGAGGAGGAGATCATCGAGCCCGGCGAGAAGAGCGTGAAGACTATCGAGACCATCAAGCAGCTGCCCACTAAGTTCGAGG AGGAAGTGACCATCACTCATGAGAGGAAGGAGAAGAAGGTAAAGAAGTCTATGGTCATAAGCCAGTAG
- the LOC6530666 gene encoding UDP-glycosyltransferase UGT5: MTNAIIRELVKQGHEVTFITPFSLSKENLGSNYKEILIPQYDFWPEIKKMTNKSTVLEMTDFPSFTFLRMVNVMGTHNTDFAFEQPEIQAVINEKNKIGKYDLLLAEQFINVGALILAHLYQIPTITISTFGYANYFSQMFGIVSPWSFVPHAYMPYTDRMSLWERIGNVAISAAEDIEREFFYYPGQDAVLRKHFSKLLDRVPTIKELERNVSAILLNTYVPLASSRPMAYNMIPVGGLHIQPPKALPEHLKKFLDGATHGAIYFSLGSQVRSADLPPEKLKVFLEVFGSLKQRVLWKFEDESLPNLPDNVKVQSWLPQGDILAHPNVKVFIAHGGLFGTQEAVYYSVPILGMPVYSDQKRNIKQGKKAEYALGLDYRKVTVEELRGLLLELIENPKYRNNIKKASRIFRDRPLGAMDTAMYWINYVIEHQGAPHLVSAGVQLPWYQFYLLDIAGLAIAVILLPIVALILICRRSFKPKSTPKKKTKKN, encoded by the exons ATGACCAATGCCATCATACGAGAGTTGGTGAAGCAAGGACATGAAGTTACCTTCATTACTCCGTTTTCCTTGTCCAAGGAGAACCTCGGATCAAACTATAAGGAAATATTGATTCCTCAATACGATTTTTGGCcagaaa TTAAGAAGATGACCAACAAAAGCACTGTTTTGGAAATGACGGATTTTCCCAGTTTCACATTTCTTCGAATGGTCAATGTGATGGGTACCCACAACACAGATTTTGCATTCGAGCAACCGGAGATTCAGGCTGTAATCAATGAGAAGAACAAGATTGGCAAATACGATCTGCTGCTGGCGGAGCAGTTCATCAATGTGGGTGCCCTTATCCTGGCGCACTTGTACCAGATCCCCACCATAACTATTTCGACTTTTGGCTATGCTAACTACTTTAGTCAGATGTTTGGAATAGTGTCTCCTTGGTCATTTGTTCCACATGCCTATATGCCCTATACGGATCGCATGTCGTTGTGGGAACGCATCGGAAATGTTGCCATCAGTGCAGCCGAGGATATTGAAAGAGAGTTCTTTTACTACCCCGGACAGGATGCCGTCTTAAGGAAGCATTTCTCCAAACTCCTCGACAGAGTTCCCACCATCAAAGAACTTGAGCGTAATGTCTCTGCCATTCTGTTGAACACCTACGTGCCACTGGCTTCCTCGAGGCCAATGGCATATAATATGATCCCAGTGGGCGGTTTGCACATTCAACCTCCAAAGGCGCTACCGGAACATCTTAAAAAATTCCTGGACGGAGCTACACATGGAGCTATTTACTTCAGCTTGG GTTCCCAGGTGAGAAGTGCCGATTTGCCGCCTGAAAAGCTAAAGGTTTTCCTAGAAGTCTTTGGCAGTCTGAAGCAACGCGTTCTCTGGAAGTTCGAGGATGAGTCCCTGCCCAATCTGCCTGATAATGTGAAGGTGCAAAGTTGGTTACCTCAAGGCGACATCCTGGCGCATCCCAATGTCAAAGTTTTCATTGCCCATGGAGGACTCTTCGGCACACAGGAGGCGGTGTACTATAGTGTTCCCATATTGGGAATGCCCGTGTACTCCGATCAGAAACGGAACATTAAACAGGGGAAAAAGGCAGAATATGCTCTGGGATTGGATTACCGGAAAGTCACGGTGGAAGAATTGCGAGGTCTACTGCTGGAACTGATTGAGAATCCAAAGTACAGAAACAACATTAAGAAGGCCTCTCGGATATTCCGCGACCGCCCACTTGGAGCTATGGATACGGCCATGTACTGGATCAACTATGTGATCGAGCACCAAGGTGCTCCTCATCTAGTTTCCGCTGGCGTGCAGCTGCCGTGGTACCAGTTCTACCTTCTAGACATTGCGGGTCTAGCTATCGCAGTGATTCTCCTGCCCATCGTGGCTCTAATCCTGATCTGCCGCAGGAGCTTCAAGCCAAAGAGCACTCCGAAGAAAAAGACCAAGAAGAATTAG
- the LOC6530669 gene encoding uncharacterized protein LOC6530669 isoform X1 — translation MHPNTTELLTSADIEDGKVEFDKATGASTTYKVIEGGYEVITTSPQPNGTVKTQVRTFWDPKPVSEEDLKKEQENKKLVQKRLGKEIRIDERTTMLTRAIEGGYEEVYTTINEDGTRSTRTKTFFDSVPTEVDENTAAKLNKNKKNVTRKSSVDSTDSTESSRRIVQKQQKNVVQNYGEQTNSTTTSERRVSVTQNIEITENNRTVRKNSLQEQNVKAITSTSNTSTSDKKQKKKPKSSAPPPPADFFQNDTTSVASKRVPGGVEYTYSTQLDSGKTITTSKTVYEEEEVELTEEEIRQYKKTLKDAEKHKNVSTTKKLKSESGTKKIVPSENPGDVTTVETIKIEGGTEYHYTTVTSEGIVKKAVKTVYDPVPSQKSNPDDTDEEEIIEEYEEEIIEPGEKSVKTIETIKQLPTKFEEEVTITHERKEKKVKKSMVISQ, via the exons ATGCATCCAAACACCACAGAGCTACTGACCTCCGCGGACATCGAAGATGGTAAGGTGGAGTTCGACAAGGCCACCGGAGCCAGCACCACGTACAAGGTGATCGAGGGTGGCTACGAGGTGATCACCACCTCCCCCCAGCCCAATGGAACCGTCAAGACCCAGGTGCGAACCTTCTGGGATCCCAAGCCCGTTAGCGAGGAGGATCTGAAGAAGGAGCAGGAAAACAAGAAGCTGGTCCAGAAGCGTCTGGGCAAGGAGATCCGCATCGATGAGCGCACCACCATGCTGACCCGTGCCATCGAGGGTGGCTACGAGGAGGTGTACACCACCATCAACGAGGATGGAACTCGCAGCACTCGCACCAAGACCTTCTTCGACTCCGTTCCTACGGAGGTGGATGAGAACACGGCCGCCAAGCtgaacaagaacaagaagaacGTGACCAGGAAGTCATCGGTGGACTCCACCGATTCCACAGAATCCTCCCGTCGCATTGTccagaagcagcagaagaacGTGGTCCAGAACTATGGTGAGCAGACCAACTCCACCACCACATCGGAGCGCAGAGTGTCGGTGACCCAGAACATCGAGATCACCGAAAACAATCGCACCGTGCGCAAGAACTCGCTGCAGGAGCAGAACGTCAAGGCCATCACATCCACCTCGAACACCTCGACCAGCGATAAGAAGCAAAAGAAGAAGCCCAAGTCTTCGgccccaccaccacccgcTGACTTCTTCCAGAACGATACCACCTCTGTGGCCTCGAAGCGGGTGCCCGGCGGAGTGGAGTACACCTATTCCACGCAGCTGGATTCCGGCAAGACCATCACCACCTCGAAGACTGTCtatgaggaggaggaggtggagctCACCGAGGAGGAGATTCGCCAATACAAGAAGACCCTGAAGGACGCCGAGAAGCACAAGAACGTCTCCACCACCAAGAAGCTCAAGTCCGAGTCGGGCACCAAGAAGATCGTCCCATCCGAAAACCCCGGAGATGTGACAACCGTGGAGACCATCAAAATCGAAGGTGGCACCGAGTACCACTACACCACCGTGACATCCGAGGGCATCGTGAAGAAGGCCGTAAAAACTGTCTACGACCCAGTGCCCAGCCAGAAGTCCAATCCCGATGACACCGACGAGGAGGAGATCATCGAGGAGTACGAGGAGGAGATCATCGAGCCCGGCGAGAAGAGCGTGAAGACTATCGAGACCATCAAGCAGCTGCCCACTAAGTTCGAGG AGGAAGTGACCATCACTCATGAGAGGAAGGAGAAGAAGGTAAAGAAGTCTATGGTCATAAGCCAGTAG